The DNA sequence GAATGAGGTAATCGCCATGACTGTGATCGACAAGATCGACACCACCATTTTCGCCAAACGCGAGTCCGAGGTCCGCAGCTACAGCCGCGGCTGGCCGACGGTGTTCGACACCGCCAAGGGCAGCTGGATGCGCGGCGAGGACGGCCGCGAGTACCTGGACTTCTTCGCCGGCGCGGGCACGCTGAACTACGGCCACAACAACCCGCTGTTCAAGCAGGCCCTGCTCGACTACATCGAGCGCGACGGCGTCACCCACGCCCTCGACATGGCCACCGTAGCCAAGCGCGACTTCCTCGAGTCCATCGACCGGAACCTGCTCGAGCCGCGCGGACTCGACTACAAGGTCATGTTCCCCGGCCCCACCGGCACCAACGCGGTCGAGGCCGCGCTCAAGCTGGCGCGCAAGGTCACCGGGCGCGAGTCCGTCATCAGCTTCACCAACGCCTTCCACGGCATGACGCTGGGCTCGCTGTCGGTCACCGGAAACTCGATGAAGCGCAACGGCGCCGGCATCCCGCTGGTGCACGCCACGCCGATGCCGTTCGACAACTACTTCGGCGGCGTCGCCGAGGACTTCCAGTGGTTCTCCCGCGTCCTCGACGACTCCGGCTCCGGGCTCAACAAGCCGGCGGCGGTCATCGTCGAGACCGTGCAGGGCGAGGGCGGCATCAACGTTGCGCGACCCGAGTGGCTCCGCGCTCTGTCCGAGCTGTGCGCCGAGCGCGACATCCTCATGATCGTCGACGACGTCCAGATGGGCTGCGGCCGCACCGGCCAGTTCTTCTCGTTCGAGGCCGCCGGGATCACCCCGGACATCGTCACGCTCTCGAAGTCCATCGGCGGCTACGGCCTGCCGTTGGCGCTGACGATGTTCAAGTCGGAGCTCGACGTGTGGACGCCGGGCGAGCACAACGGCACCTTCCGCGGCAACAACCCCGCGTTCGTGACCGCCACCGCCGCGCTGGACAACTACTGGGCGGACGACGCGTTCCAGAAGGAGACCCTGCGCAAGGGCGCGCTGGTCC is a window from the Tomitella gaofuii genome containing:
- the ectB gene encoding diaminobutyrate--2-oxoglutarate transaminase, with the translated sequence MTVIDKIDTTIFAKRESEVRSYSRGWPTVFDTAKGSWMRGEDGREYLDFFAGAGTLNYGHNNPLFKQALLDYIERDGVTHALDMATVAKRDFLESIDRNLLEPRGLDYKVMFPGPTGTNAVEAALKLARKVTGRESVISFTNAFHGMTLGSLSVTGNSMKRNGAGIPLVHATPMPFDNYFGGVAEDFQWFSRVLDDSGSGLNKPAAVIVETVQGEGGINVARPEWLRALSELCAERDILMIVDDVQMGCGRTGQFFSFEAAGITPDIVTLSKSIGGYGLPLALTMFKSELDVWTPGEHNGTFRGNNPAFVTATAALDNYWADDAFQKETLRKGALVREGLDTIADSYPGVSTRGRGLVQALAFEQADKASAVCGAAFESGLLLETSGPESEVVKLLPPLTTTDDEFRQGLSIIAESVAKVMA